A region of the Nocardia asteroides genome:
CGGAGTAACGTCTGGCCCATGCGTGACCTGGACAATTCACCGGATCTCGCCGCCATGCGGGTGGACTACGGCGGCCTGCCGCACGGCGGCAACGACGACATCGACTTGGACGAGACCTGGCTGGCCGGTGGCTGGGAGCCGCTGCTGCGGCATTGGATCGAGCAGGCCACCGCGGTCGGCATCGCCGAGCCCAACGCCATGGTGCTGGCCACGGTGTCGCTGGCCGACGGCACGCCGCGACCGGTCGCGCGGACCGTGCTGTGTAAAGGGCTCTCGCCGGACGGTGTGATCTTCTACACGAACTACGACTCCGCCAAAGGCGCGCAGCTGACCGCGGTCCCCTACGCGGCGGTCACCTTCGTCTGGCCCGCGCTGGGCAGGCAGGTGCACCTGCGCGGCGCGGTCGAGCGGGTACCCGCCGAGACGACGGCGGCCTACTGGCGTTCCCGGCCGCGGGATTCGCAACTGGGCGCCTGGGCGTCGCGTCAGTCCGAGCCGATCGGTTCGCGGGCGGAACTGGATCGCACACTGGCCGAGGCGACCGCGCGGTTCGCCGACGTCGACGAGATTCCGGTGCCGCCGCACTGGGGCGGTTTCCTGGTCCGCCCCGACGAGGTCGAGTTCTGGCAAGGGCGCCGCGGCAGGCTGCACAACCGGATCCGGGTGCGGATCGCGGACGACACGTCCACGGTCGAGCGCTTGCAGCCCTGAGGTATTCCCAGTTCGTGCGTGAGAATTCTCGCGTCGAACCGGGCGAGTCCACTGGATACGCTGCGGCCGGTGACACTGCTCGCCGACATCACTCCGCTGCGCGACCCGGACTTCAGACGCTTGTGGAGTTCGGGCATCGTCACCATGATCGGCGCGCAGCTGTCCGTCGTCGCGGTTCCGCAGCAGATCTTCCAGATCACCGGCAGCTCCGGCTACGTCGGCCTGGCCGGGCTGTTCGGGTTGGTGCCGCTGATCGTGTTCGGTGTGTGGGGCGGCGCGCTGGCCGACGTGCTGGATCGGCGCAAGCTCCTGCTGGTCACCAATTCCGGCACCGGGCTCACGGCGCTGGCTTTCTGGCTGCAAGCGGCCGCCGGGCTGGACAACGTGTGGATCGTGCTCGGTCTGTTCGCCGTGCAGCAGGCGTTCTTCGCGGTGAACCAGCCCACCCGCAACGCCGCCATCCCGCGTCTGCTGCCGGAAGGCCAACTGCCCGCCGCGAATTCGCTGAACATGACGGTCATGCAGTTCGGCGCGATCGCGGGACCGGTGCTGGCCGGTGCGCTCATCCCTGTCGTCGGGCTCGCCACGCTCTACTTGATCGA
Encoded here:
- the pdxH gene encoding pyridoxamine 5'-phosphate oxidase, yielding MRDLDNSPDLAAMRVDYGGLPHGGNDDIDLDETWLAGGWEPLLRHWIEQATAVGIAEPNAMVLATVSLADGTPRPVARTVLCKGLSPDGVIFYTNYDSAKGAQLTAVPYAAVTFVWPALGRQVHLRGAVERVPAETTAAYWRSRPRDSQLGAWASRQSEPIGSRAELDRTLAEATARFADVDEIPVPPHWGGFLVRPDEVEFWQGRRGRLHNRIRVRIADDTSTVERLQP